In Hyphomicrobium denitrificans 1NES1, one DNA window encodes the following:
- the rpoB gene encoding DNA-directed RNA polymerase subunit beta yields MAQTLTSRKRLRKQFGSIGEVAEMPNLIEVQKASYDDFLMVKEPPGGRSDDFGLQSVFKGVFPISDFAGKSTLEFVSYEFEPPKFDVDECMQRDMTYAAPLKVKLRLIVFDVNEETGSKSIKDVKEQDVYMGDMPLMTLNGTFIINGTERVIVSQMHRSPGVFFDHDRGKTHSSGKLLFAARIIPYRGSWLDFEFDAKDIVYVRIDRRRKLPVTTMLYALGLDDEQILAHFYKHIPIKESKRGWKMPYIAEKFRGVTPQSDIADAKTGEVIARQGEKITARRARELGENGVKEILISAEDLAGRFIAEDIVDLETGKIFAEAGDELDANLLAELKEQKVKEFHILDIDYVNVGAFIRNTLNIDKNANQQEALMDIYRVMRPGEPPTIEAATALFHGLFFDPERFDLSAVGRVKMNMRLELDAPDTMRVLRREDILAVVKTLVDLRDGKGEIDDIDHLGNRRVRSVGELMENQYRVGLLRMERAIKERMSSVDIDTVMPQDLINAKPAAAAVREFFGSSQLSQFMDQTNPLSEITHKRRLSALGPGGLTRERAGFEVRDVHPTHYGRICPIETPEGPNIGLINSLATFARVNKYGFIESPYRKVVNARVTNEVAYLSAMEEMRHHVAQANAVVDAKGKLTEDLVTVRYQGDVMLVPTDKVDYIDVSPKQLVSVAAALIPFLENDDANRALMGSNMQRQAVPLIKAEAPLVGTGMEERVAHDSGAAIAARRTGVVDQVDATRIVIRATEEQDPSKPGVDIYRLRKFQRSNQNTCINQRPLINVGDHVNAGDIIADGPSTELGELALGKNVLVAFMPWMGYNFEDSILMNERVVSEDVFTSIHIEEFEVMARDTKLGPEEITRDIPNVSEEALKNLDEAGIVYIGAEVHPGDILVGKITPKGESPMTPEEKLLRAIFGEKASDVRDTSLRLPPGVAGTIVEVRVFNRHGVEKDERAMAIEREEIERLAKDRDDELQILDRNVYARLKDALMGKEVAKGPKGARKGTTIDTAILDDIPRSQWWEIGLANEKAQAEVEAIQKQYEDAKKGLGLRFADKVDKLQRGDELPPGVMKMVKVFVAVKRKIQPGDKMAGRHGNKGVVSMIVPSEDMPFLEDGTPVDVVLNPLGVPSRMNVGQILETHLGWACRGLGRLIDDALHQFRESGQAKALRDQMARVYGNEIKPTMKDEELAGLAENLKTGVPIATPVFDGAREKDIVDMLQLAGFDTSGQVTLFDGRTGEPFDRKVTVGYKYILKLHHLVDDKIHARSIGPYSLVTQQPLGGKAQFGGQRFGEMEVWALEAYGAAYTLQEMLTVKSDDVAGRTKVYEAIVRGDDAFEAGVPESFNVLVKEMRALGLNVELVNSEAQPPEAEEAEPEAPQAQLPPAAE; encoded by the coding sequence ATGGCTCAAACCCTCACAAGCCGCAAACGCCTCCGCAAACAATTTGGTTCGATCGGCGAAGTCGCGGAGATGCCGAACCTCATCGAGGTTCAGAAAGCATCCTATGACGACTTTCTGATGGTCAAGGAACCGCCGGGCGGCCGGTCGGACGACTTCGGCTTGCAGTCGGTTTTCAAGGGCGTATTCCCGATTTCGGATTTTGCCGGCAAGTCGACGCTGGAATTCGTCAGCTACGAGTTTGAGCCGCCGAAGTTCGACGTCGACGAATGCATGCAGCGCGACATGACCTATGCCGCGCCGCTGAAAGTGAAGCTGCGTCTGATCGTGTTCGACGTGAACGAGGAAACGGGCTCCAAGTCGATCAAGGACGTCAAGGAGCAGGACGTCTACATGGGCGACATGCCGCTCATGACCTTGAACGGCACCTTCATCATCAACGGCACCGAGCGCGTCATCGTCTCGCAGATGCATCGCTCGCCGGGCGTCTTCTTCGACCACGATCGCGGCAAGACGCATTCGTCCGGCAAGCTGTTGTTCGCGGCTCGTATCATTCCGTATCGCGGCTCATGGCTCGATTTCGAATTCGATGCCAAGGACATCGTCTATGTGCGTATCGACCGTCGCCGCAAGCTGCCGGTGACGACGATGCTTTATGCGTTGGGCCTCGACGATGAGCAGATCCTCGCGCACTTTTATAAGCACATTCCGATCAAGGAATCGAAGCGCGGCTGGAAGATGCCGTACATCGCGGAGAAATTCCGTGGCGTCACGCCTCAGTCGGATATCGCCGACGCGAAGACCGGTGAAGTCATCGCGCGCCAGGGCGAGAAGATCACGGCGCGCCGTGCGCGTGAGCTTGGCGAAAACGGCGTCAAGGAAATCTTGATCTCGGCGGAAGACCTTGCCGGGCGCTTCATCGCGGAAGACATCGTCGATCTCGAAACCGGCAAGATTTTTGCCGAAGCAGGCGACGAGCTCGATGCGAACCTGCTCGCCGAACTGAAAGAGCAGAAGGTCAAGGAATTCCACATCCTCGACATCGATTACGTCAACGTCGGCGCCTTCATCCGCAACACGTTGAACATCGACAAGAACGCCAATCAGCAGGAAGCGCTGATGGACATCTACCGGGTGATGCGCCCGGGCGAGCCGCCGACCATTGAGGCGGCGACCGCGCTGTTCCACGGCCTGTTCTTCGATCCGGAACGTTTCGACCTCTCGGCTGTTGGCCGGGTGAAGATGAATATGCGCCTCGAGCTCGATGCGCCGGATACGATGCGTGTACTCCGCAGGGAAGACATCCTCGCGGTCGTAAAGACGCTTGTCGATCTCCGCGACGGCAAGGGCGAAATCGACGATATCGACCACCTCGGCAACCGCCGTGTGCGCTCGGTCGGCGAGCTGATGGAAAACCAGTATCGCGTCGGCCTTCTGCGCATGGAGCGCGCCATCAAGGAGCGCATGTCGTCGGTCGATATCGACACTGTGATGCCGCAGGATTTGATCAACGCGAAGCCGGCGGCCGCAGCCGTGCGCGAGTTCTTCGGTTCCTCGCAGCTCTCGCAGTTCATGGACCAGACGAACCCGCTGTCGGAAATCACGCACAAGCGCCGTCTCTCGGCGCTGGGACCGGGCGGCCTGACGCGTGAGCGCGCGGGCTTCGAAGTCCGTGACGTGCATCCGACACACTACGGCCGCATCTGCCCGATCGAAACGCCGGAAGGTCCCAACATCGGTCTGATCAACTCGCTCGCCACGTTCGCGCGCGTCAACAAGTATGGCTTCATCGAGAGCCCGTACCGCAAGGTCGTCAACGCCCGCGTGACGAACGAGGTCGCCTATCTCTCCGCCATGGAGGAGATGCGCCACCACGTTGCGCAGGCGAACGCCGTCGTCGATGCCAAGGGCAAGCTTACGGAAGACCTCGTCACCGTCCGCTACCAAGGCGACGTGATGCTCGTCCCGACAGACAAGGTCGATTACATCGACGTTTCGCCGAAACAGCTCGTTTCGGTCGCAGCCGCGCTGATCCCGTTCCTGGAGAACGACGACGCTAACCGCGCGCTGATGGGCTCGAACATGCAGCGCCAGGCCGTGCCGCTCATTAAGGCGGAAGCGCCGCTCGTTGGCACCGGCATGGAAGAGCGCGTCGCGCACGACTCTGGCGCTGCCATCGCGGCACGCCGCACGGGCGTCGTCGATCAGGTCGATGCAACCCGTATCGTTATTCGCGCAACCGAGGAGCAGGACCCCTCGAAGCCGGGCGTCGACATCTATCGTCTGAGAAAGTTCCAGCGCTCGAACCAGAACACCTGCATCAACCAGCGGCCGCTGATCAACGTCGGCGACCACGTAAATGCGGGCGACATCATCGCCGACGGTCCCTCGACCGAGCTTGGCGAGCTGGCGCTCGGCAAGAACGTGCTCGTCGCGTTCATGCCGTGGATGGGCTACAACTTCGAAGACTCGATCCTGATGAACGAGCGCGTCGTCTCGGAAGACGTGTTCACCTCGATTCACATCGAGGAATTCGAGGTGATGGCTCGCGACACGAAGCTCGGGCCCGAGGAAATCACGCGCGACATTCCGAACGTCTCGGAAGAAGCGCTGAAGAACCTCGACGAAGCCGGCATCGTCTACATCGGCGCCGAAGTCCATCCGGGCGACATCCTCGTCGGCAAGATCACGCCGAAGGGCGAGAGCCCGATGACGCCGGAAGAAAAACTTCTGCGCGCCATCTTCGGTGAAAAAGCGTCCGACGTTCGCGATACCTCGCTCAGACTGCCGCCCGGCGTTGCCGGAACCATCGTCGAAGTGCGCGTCTTCAATCGCCACGGCGTCGAGAAGGACGAGCGCGCGATGGCGATTGAGCGCGAGGAAATCGAGCGCCTCGCGAAGGACCGCGACGACGAGCTGCAGATCCTCGACCGCAACGTCTACGCGCGTTTGAAAGACGCGCTGATGGGCAAAGAGGTCGCCAAGGGTCCAAAGGGTGCGCGCAAGGGCACCACGATCGACACCGCGATCCTCGACGATATCCCGCGCAGCCAGTGGTGGGAAATCGGTCTTGCGAACGAAAAGGCGCAGGCCGAGGTCGAAGCCATCCAGAAGCAGTACGAGGACGCGAAGAAGGGCTTGGGCCTCCGCTTCGCCGACAAGGTCGACAAGCTTCAGCGCGGCGACGAGTTGCCTCCCGGCGTGATGAAGATGGTCAAAGTCTTCGTCGCCGTGAAACGCAAGATCCAGCCGGGCGACAAGATGGCCGGCCGTCACGGCAACAAGGGCGTCGTGTCGATGATCGTCCCGTCGGAAGACATGCCGTTCCTCGAGGACGGTACGCCGGTCGACGTCGTGCTGAACCCGCTCGGCGTGCCGAGCCGCATGAACGTCGGACAGATCCTCGAAACGCACCTTGGCTGGGCCTGCCGCGGTCTTGGCCGTCTGATCGACGACGCTTTGCATCAGTTCCGCGAGAGTGGACAGGCAAAGGCGCTGCGCGATCAGATGGCGCGCGTCTACGGCAACGAGATCAAGCCGACGATGAAGGATGAAGAGTTGGCGGGCCTCGCCGAGAACCTCAAGACGGGCGTGCCCATCGCGACACCGGTCTTCGACGGTGCGCGCGAGAAGGACATTGTCGACATGTTGCAGCTTGCGGGCTTCGACACGTCGGGTCAGGTGACGCTGTTCGATGGACGTACGGGCGAGCCGTTCGATCGCAAGGTGACGGTCGGCTACAAGTACATCCTGAAGCTTCACCACCTTGTCGACGACAAGATCCACGCCCGTTCGATCGGACCGTACTCGCTCGTTACCCAGCAGCCGCTCGGCGGCAAGGCGCAGTTCGGCGGTCAGCGCTTCGGCGAAATGGAGGTCTGGGCGCTGGAAGCCTACGGCGCCGCCTACACGCTGCAGGAAATGCTGACAGTGAAGTCCGACGACGTGGCCGGCCGCACCAAGGTCTACGAGGCGATCGTCCGTGGCGACGATGCGTTCGAAGCCGGCGTGCCGGAAAGCTTCAACGTGCTCGTCAAGGAAATGCGTGCGCTCGGCCTGAACGTCGAGCTCGTCAACAGCGAGGCGCAGCCGCCGGAAGCGGAAGAAGCCGAACCCGAAGCGCCTCAGGCACAGCTGCCGCCGGCAGCCGAATAA
- the rplL gene encoding 50S ribosomal protein L7/L12, with translation MSKIEKIVDDLSSLTVLEAAELAKALEEKWGVSAAAAVAVAAPAAGGAGAAPVEEQTEFTVILKSGGDKKINVIKEVRAITGLGLKEAKDLVEAGGKTVKEGISKDEAAKLKKQLEDQGAVVEVK, from the coding sequence ATGTCGAAGATCGAGAAAATCGTTGATGACCTGTCGAGCCTCACCGTGCTCGAAGCGGCCGAGCTTGCCAAGGCGCTCGAAGAAAAGTGGGGCGTCTCGGCTGCGGCCGCTGTTGCCGTTGCAGCTCCTGCTGCAGGCGGTGCTGGCGCTGCTCCTGTCGAGGAGCAGACCGAGTTCACCGTTATCCTGAAGTCGGGCGGCGACAAGAAGATCAACGTCATCAAGGAAGTTCGCGCCATCACGGGTCTCGGCTTGAAGGAAGCCAAGGACCTCGTCGAGGCGGGCGGCAAGACCGTGAAGGAAGGCATCTCGAAGGACGAAGCTGCCAAGCTGAAGAAGCAGCTCGAAGATCAAGGCGCCGTCGTCGAAGTGAAGTGA
- the rplJ gene encoding 50S ribosomal protein L10, with amino-acid sequence MDRAAKRELIDHLHGELKSTGVVVVAHNTGMVAAQSAEFRRRVKDAGGSVKVAKNKLAQLALKDTDAEQLSGLMKGPTILAFSKDPIAAAKAAVTYAKANDKLVILGGAMGKTILDANGVKALADLPSLDELRAKLIGLLNAPATKIARTVKEPGAQLARVIQAKAAKGEAAA; translated from the coding sequence GTGGATAGAGCCGCGAAACGTGAGCTCATCGACCATCTCCACGGCGAGCTGAAAAGCACCGGCGTGGTTGTGGTCGCCCACAACACCGGCATGGTGGCTGCTCAATCCGCAGAGTTCCGCAGGCGCGTCAAAGACGCCGGTGGCTCTGTGAAAGTGGCCAAGAACAAGCTGGCGCAACTCGCGCTCAAGGATACCGACGCCGAACAGCTTTCAGGTTTGATGAAGGGGCCGACCATCCTGGCCTTTTCAAAAGATCCGATCGCCGCGGCGAAGGCTGCCGTCACGTATGCCAAGGCGAACGACAAGCTCGTGATCCTCGGCGGCGCGATGGGCAAGACCATCCTCGACGCGAATGGCGTGAAAGCTCTCGCCGACCTGCCATCGCTTGATGAACTGCGCGCCAAGCTCATTGGACTTCTCAACGCTCCGGCGACGAAAATCGCCCGGACCGTCAAGGAGCCGGGAGCCCAGCTCGCTCGAGTCATTCAGGCCAAGGCAGCAAAAGGCGAGGCAGCCGCTTAG
- the rplA gene encoding 50S ribosomal protein L1, whose amino-acid sequence MAKAQISAEKIKETREAGGKRMLVVKQGLPAGKAYAVAEAVKILKDRAKAKFDETIEVAVNLGVDPKHADQMVRGVCNLPNGSGRTARVAVFAKGAKADEAKAAGADIVGAEDLVEIVSKGTINFDRCIATPDMMGLVGRLGKVLGPRGLMPNPRVGTVTMDVTTAVKGAKGGSVEFRVEKAGIVHAGVGKASFSEEALVQNIKAFVDAVIKAKPTGSKGTYLKKVSVSSTMGPGLKLDTATVSSGPVT is encoded by the coding sequence ATGGCAAAAGCTCAAATCAGCGCCGAGAAAATCAAGGAAACGCGCGAAGCCGGTGGCAAGCGGATGCTCGTCGTCAAGCAGGGCCTTCCCGCCGGTAAGGCTTACGCCGTCGCAGAGGCCGTGAAGATCCTGAAGGACCGCGCCAAGGCGAAGTTCGACGAGACGATCGAGGTTGCCGTCAACCTCGGCGTCGATCCCAAGCACGCCGACCAGATGGTGCGCGGCGTCTGCAATCTGCCGAACGGCTCCGGCCGCACGGCACGCGTTGCTGTTTTCGCGAAGGGTGCGAAGGCTGATGAAGCCAAGGCCGCCGGTGCCGACATCGTCGGCGCGGAAGATCTCGTCGAGATCGTCTCGAAAGGCACGATCAACTTCGACCGCTGCATTGCGACGCCCGACATGATGGGTCTCGTCGGCCGCCTAGGCAAAGTGTTGGGCCCGCGTGGCCTGATGCCAAACCCGCGCGTCGGCACGGTGACGATGGATGTCACGACCGCCGTCAAGGGCGCCAAGGGCGGTTCCGTCGAGTTCCGTGTCGAAAAGGCTGGCATCGTCCACGCCGGCGTCGGCAAGGCGAGCTTCTCGGAAGAAGCGCTCGTTCAGAACATCAAAGCGTTCGTCGATGCGGTCATCAAGGCCAAACCGACGGGCTCCAAGGGCACGTACCTGAAGAAAGTCTCCGTGTCGTCGACGATGGGGCCCGGCCTCAAGCTCGACACGGCGACCGTTTCATCGGGACCCGTGACCTGA
- the rplK gene encoding 50S ribosomal protein L11: MAKKVDGFINLQVPAGAANPSPPIGPALGQRGVNIMEFCKAFNAKTKDLEQGTPIPVKITVYSDRSFTFEMRQPPATYLIKKAAGLRPTGKGGTGSKEPGRSVAGQVTIAQLKEIAKGKLKDMNTDDIDAAARTLAGSARSMGLKVVE, translated from the coding sequence ATGGCGAAGAAAGTCGACGGCTTTATCAACCTACAGGTGCCGGCAGGCGCGGCGAATCCGTCGCCGCCAATCGGTCCCGCGCTTGGCCAGCGCGGCGTCAATATCATGGAATTCTGCAAGGCCTTCAATGCGAAGACGAAGGACCTGGAGCAGGGGACGCCTATCCCAGTGAAGATCACGGTCTACTCCGACCGTTCCTTCACGTTCGAGATGCGTCAGCCGCCTGCAACGTACCTGATCAAGAAGGCCGCTGGCCTTCGCCCGACGGGTAAGGGTGGCACAGGCTCCAAGGAGCCGGGCCGTTCTGTTGCTGGACAGGTGACGATCGCTCAGCTGAAAGAGATTGCCAAGGGCAAGCTCAAGGACATGAACACCGACGATATCGACGCCGCCGCCCGCACGCTTGCAGGCAGCGCGCGCTCGATGGGTCTCAAGGTGGTGGAGTAG
- the nusG gene encoding transcription termination/antitermination protein NusG, with protein sequence MVVAQEREEKKSVAGTRWYIVHAYTNFERKVADAIRERAKAGGLEDLFEEIVVPTEEVVEVKRGRKIPTERKFLPGYVLVKMKMTDQAFVMIKNTPKVTGFLGADNKPMPIPEDEALRILNQVKEGVERPRPTITFEIGENVKVADGPFASFTGVVEDVDEERSRVKVAVSIFGRPTPVELEFGQVEKIAG encoded by the coding sequence ATGGTTGTCGCGCAGGAACGCGAAGAAAAGAAGTCGGTTGCCGGGACGCGCTGGTACATCGTCCACGCCTACACGAATTTCGAGCGCAAGGTCGCCGATGCCATCCGCGAGCGCGCGAAGGCGGGTGGCCTTGAGGACCTCTTCGAGGAGATCGTCGTGCCGACCGAAGAGGTCGTCGAGGTCAAGCGCGGTCGGAAGATTCCGACCGAGCGCAAGTTTCTGCCGGGCTACGTGCTCGTCAAGATGAAGATGACCGACCAAGCGTTTGTGATGATCAAGAACACGCCGAAGGTCACGGGATTCCTCGGCGCCGACAACAAGCCGATGCCGATTCCGGAGGATGAAGCGCTACGCATCCTCAATCAGGTGAAAGAAGGCGTCGAGCGGCCACGGCCGACGATCACCTTCGAGATCGGAGAGAACGTCAAGGTTGCCGACGGTCCGTTCGCCTCGTTCACAGGCGTCGTCGAGGATGTCGACGAGGAGCGTTCGCGGGTCAAGGTTGCGGTGTCGATCTTCGGCAGACCGACGCCGGTCGAGCTGGAATTCGGGCAAGTCGAGAAGATTGCAGGTTGA
- the secE gene encoding preprotein translocase subunit SecE, which yields MAKFNPITFIQEVRQEVSKVTWPSWKEVWITTLMVLIMVALASVFFLLVDQALSFVVRLVLGVGS from the coding sequence ATGGCGAAGTTCAACCCCATAACCTTTATTCAGGAAGTCCGGCAGGAAGTCTCCAAGGTCACCTGGCCGTCATGGAAAGAGGTGTGGATCACGACTTTGATGGTGCTCATCATGGTCGCGCTCGCCTCTGTTTTCTTTTTGCTCGTTGATCAGGCGTTGAGCTTCGTCGTGCGCCTCGTTCTGGGGGTGGGCAGTTGA
- a CDS encoding YbjQ family protein, protein MLVVTTNEIQGYRVVRHLGLVRGLTVRSRSVVGNLGAAIQIFFGGNISVYTKLAEHARQEAFDLLVEHAQSMGANAVIAMRYDANEIAAAVTEVLAYGSAVVVEPIAGAAQPSVGGSAGGPGPWAGR, encoded by the coding sequence ATGCTGGTTGTGACGACGAACGAAATCCAGGGCTACCGCGTCGTGCGCCATCTGGGGTTAGTGCGCGGGCTGACGGTGCGTTCGCGCAGCGTCGTCGGCAATCTTGGAGCCGCGATCCAGATCTTTTTCGGCGGCAATATATCTGTTTACACCAAGCTCGCGGAGCATGCGCGGCAGGAAGCCTTCGATCTTCTGGTTGAGCACGCGCAAAGCATGGGTGCCAATGCCGTGATAGCCATGCGCTATGACGCAAACGAGATCGCCGCCGCGGTGACCGAGGTGTTGGCATATGGCTCGGCTGTCGTGGTGGAACCCATTGCCGGCGCAGCACAGCCGTCCGTGGGCGGCTCCGCCGGTGGTCCGGGCCCTTGGGCCGGCCGCTGA
- a CDS encoding glucan biosynthesis protein, whose amino-acid sequence MTFTPHRRDILSGALAASVAGWALPARAASVGAMALGNPELFSFDDLKTRAKELAKTAHVPPPKPSATDPLRDMTFDTFAQAIYKPEMELWHGVPGAQTVRLFPQGRFYAEPVDIYVLENGQARQVVYTPDLFNMPPNHPLRTLKSAGFAGFRLMSRGGVSDWLAYLGASYFRASDPNDQYGGSARGLAINTGRPEEFPRFTSFWLEQNGAGMTIYALLESQSVTGAYRMDSRRIQGGQGGALQDVECELYFRAPVDLLGIAPLTGMFWYGENSGHFRGDWRPEVHDCDGLSLWTGRGERIWRPLANPPRIVTNSFSDDNPKGFGLVQRDRNFENYQDDSLFYDRRPSMWVEPLNAWGKGAVNLVQLPTANETEDNMVAFWTPEQKIVEGSVINAKYRLYWGVDGPPTGDVGRIVATRIGLGGLGGRDLDLRHTKPGARKFMIDVEGKTLEEQTRYGGTHTVVTSTRGKITGVEAFPVVGTKRWRMMFDLSDLDGKEADLRAFLQKDNVVLSETWIYQAFP is encoded by the coding sequence ATGACTTTCACACCTCACCGTCGCGATATCCTCTCCGGAGCCCTGGCAGCGTCCGTCGCCGGATGGGCGCTCCCAGCGCGCGCCGCCTCCGTCGGCGCGATGGCGCTCGGAAATCCGGAACTTTTCTCCTTCGACGACCTGAAAACACGCGCGAAAGAACTGGCGAAGACGGCGCATGTTCCGCCGCCGAAGCCGTCCGCAACCGATCCGTTGCGGGACATGACGTTCGATACGTTCGCGCAAGCGATCTACAAGCCGGAGATGGAGCTCTGGCACGGCGTTCCAGGCGCGCAGACCGTGCGCCTCTTTCCGCAAGGACGATTCTACGCCGAGCCCGTAGACATCTACGTTCTCGAAAACGGGCAGGCGCGTCAGGTCGTCTACACGCCAGACCTTTTCAACATGCCGCCCAACCACCCGCTCCGGACTTTGAAGTCGGCAGGCTTTGCCGGCTTCCGCCTGATGAGCCGCGGAGGCGTCAGCGACTGGCTCGCCTATCTTGGCGCCTCGTACTTCCGCGCCTCCGATCCGAACGATCAGTACGGCGGCTCGGCGCGCGGCCTCGCCATCAACACGGGACGGCCTGAAGAATTTCCGCGCTTCACCTCGTTCTGGCTCGAGCAGAACGGCGCGGGCATGACGATCTACGCTCTCCTCGAAAGCCAGAGCGTGACCGGGGCCTACCGCATGGACAGCCGCCGCATTCAGGGCGGCCAGGGCGGCGCCTTGCAGGATGTCGAGTGCGAACTCTATTTCCGCGCGCCGGTCGATCTGCTTGGAATCGCGCCTCTGACCGGCATGTTCTGGTACGGCGAGAACTCGGGTCACTTCCGCGGAGACTGGCGTCCGGAAGTGCATGACTGCGACGGCCTCTCGTTGTGGACCGGCAGAGGGGAACGCATCTGGCGGCCGCTCGCCAATCCGCCGCGCATCGTCACGAACAGCTTTTCCGACGACAACCCCAAGGGCTTCGGCCTCGTTCAGCGCGACCGCAATTTCGAGAACTACCAGGACGACAGCCTCTTCTACGACCGGCGCCCGAGCATGTGGGTCGAGCCGCTCAATGCATGGGGCAAAGGCGCGGTCAATCTGGTGCAGTTGCCAACGGCGAACGAGACCGAAGACAACATGGTCGCGTTCTGGACACCAGAGCAGAAGATTGTCGAAGGCTCGGTGATCAATGCCAAATATCGCCTGTACTGGGGAGTCGATGGGCCGCCGACAGGCGACGTCGGCCGCATCGTCGCGACGCGCATCGGCCTCGGCGGCTTGGGCGGACGAGACCTTGATCTTCGCCATACCAAACCCGGCGCGCGCAAGTTCATGATCGACGTCGAAGGCAAGACCCTCGAAGAGCAAACCCGCTATGGCGGCACGCACACGGTGGTCACGAGCACACGCGGAAAGATCACCGGCGTCGAGGCTTTCCCGGTGGTTGGCACGAAGCGCTGGCGGATGATGTTCGATCTCTCCGACCTCGACGGAAAAGAGGCCGACCTGCGCGCGTTTCTGCAAAAAGACAACGTCGTGCTGAGCGAAACGTGGATCTATCAGGCCTTCCCGTGA
- a CDS encoding bactofilin family protein yields MSYRVFSVPPRVRIRENIDFPGPVVIEGTVLGDVRCMTLTVGERGIVDGTIKADRVTILGEVSGEIFATHLTLKPSSAVAANIFHKHLSLEDGCLFEGNSRRHADPLELA; encoded by the coding sequence ATGTCCTACCGCGTATTTTCCGTTCCTCCCAGGGTCCGCATCAGAGAGAACATCGATTTTCCCGGTCCCGTCGTTATCGAAGGGACGGTCCTCGGCGACGTCAGGTGCATGACGCTGACCGTGGGCGAGCGCGGCATTGTCGACGGCACGATCAAAGCTGACCGCGTGACCATCCTCGGGGAAGTCTCGGGCGAGATCTTTGCGACCCATCTCACGCTGAAGCCCTCTTCAGCCGTCGCGGCTAATATTTTCCACAAGCACTTATCGCTCGAAGACGGATGTCTGTTCGAAGGCAACTCGCGCCGCCACGCCGATCCACTGGAACTCGCGTAA
- a CDS encoding group III truncated hemoglobin, with translation MSYHPPHPKAPGLAAGVEETMVAELVDRFYAKVRQDELLGPIFNTRIEDWDEHLAKLSAFWSSVVLMTGRYKGQPMPAHIAISEITDEHFERWLALFAETAKVVCPPEAAALFVDRSRRIAESLRLGIAASKGVIA, from the coding sequence ATGTCGTACCATCCACCGCATCCGAAAGCTCCGGGGCTGGCCGCCGGGGTTGAAGAGACCATGGTTGCGGAGCTTGTGGATCGCTTCTACGCCAAGGTTCGGCAGGATGAGCTGCTCGGACCCATCTTCAATACGCGCATCGAAGATTGGGACGAGCACTTGGCAAAACTCAGTGCGTTCTGGTCATCGGTCGTGCTGATGACTGGCCGCTACAAGGGTCAGCCGATGCCCGCCCATATCGCGATTTCCGAAATCACGGATGAACACTTCGAGCGCTGGCTGGCGCTCTTTGCAGAAACTGCGAAAGTCGTCTGCCCGCCGGAAGCGGCTGCGTTGTTTGTCGACCGGTCGCGACGCATTGCCGAGTCGCTTCGGCTCGGCATCGCTGCAAGCAAGGGCGTTATCGCTTAA
- a CDS encoding RrF2 family transcriptional regulator, whose product MRLTVHSDYALRVLMYLGARRERLATIEEIAKVYAISENHLMKVVNRLAKHGFVETLRGRGGGLRLGKSADTVTLGEVLRVVEEDFQIVECLGESNMCRISETCRLKHALRRALDAFLAELDEWTLADILSNRNALLNELRPFLS is encoded by the coding sequence ATGCGGCTAACAGTCCATTCCGACTATGCGCTTCGCGTACTCATGTACCTCGGCGCAAGGAGGGAACGCCTTGCGACAATCGAGGAAATCGCGAAGGTTTATGCGATTTCGGAAAACCACCTGATGAAAGTCGTGAACAGGCTCGCGAAGCACGGCTTCGTCGAGACGTTGCGCGGCCGCGGTGGCGGTCTCCGTCTCGGCAAGTCGGCCGACACGGTAACACTCGGCGAGGTGTTACGAGTCGTCGAAGAGGATTTTCAGATCGTCGAATGTCTCGGCGAATCCAACATGTGTCGCATATCAGAAACCTGCCGCCTGAAGCACGCGTTGCGGCGTGCGCTCGACGCTTTTCTTGCAGAACTCGATGAATGGACACTGGCGGACATTCTATCGAATAGAAATGCGTTGTTGAACGAACTGCGGCCTTTTCTAAGTTAG